A genomic window from Silene latifolia isolate original U9 population chromosome Y, ASM4854445v1, whole genome shotgun sequence includes:
- the LOC141630642 gene encoding uncharacterized protein LOC141630642 gives MVGLFGLLETKVKPLSLNSVRKSVCDGWSVSTNSSYHPGGRVWVLWNPSLFYVHFVHYSAQSVHMLVTEISSEFQFFCTMVYAYNDTTDRKSLWQDLCSFADSIHDPWILCGDFNCVLKPSERLGGSSSDEEMKDFNDCLDYCQMMDSPAAGSYYTWNNKQDPQTRVYSRLDRVLVNNLWTQYMPNAYAHFYNEGIFDHTPCIIQEPDTSMKGKRSFKYFNIWSQVPEFKPCISHHWNQSWQGTKSFKVVMKLKSLKRPLKELNKDLFDDIENSAVHAWKILDNIQDQLRYAPGDSTLLFKGKEAAGVYRELQAACHVHSDGSQIQAAFLKYYEKLLGTAGLTTPVCVFVVQQGPICNSEHHSYSPAYFVTKKEIKAAFFSIPNHKAPGPDGFSSAFFKDSWSVVGDEVCDAILDFFQSGKMLQQINHTFITLIPKIENPQNVTQFRPISCCNILYKVISKVLCTRLCSVLPSIISKNQGGFVKGRSIAENILICQDLVRLYNRKTVSPRCLMKIDLKKAYDSVHWDFVEQMLTALNFPIKFIHLVMLCVRTASYSLVLNGENFGYFKGAKGLRQGDPISPLLFTITMEYLSRILTHVTATMPFKFHPLCSQLKLSHLMFADDLLLFSKGDTTSIMILLRAFATFSVATGLQMNSLKSNIYFNGVASRVKCDILQISGFSKGALPFKYLGVPISAGRLTVKNCTCLIEKITERIHGYAAKKLSYAGRLTLGVLRRIDALCRNYLWDGSTEYVRSPLVSWEKVCVPKEEGGLGIRYSIAWNLASICKLSWWIYSSQDSLWVQWVHHIYMKDVPWSFYQPKPDVSWAWKTICKVKDKFSFGFSSLGLWLPRPSGYSVSSGYQWIRPKYPAVTWDKMVWNSWCIAKHSFITWLLAREALQLKDKLLLLGIIPDDRCFSVALHRNPSASTKPWARIKKMVTLVWIQALYYSIWHQRNRARLEGVVQRPENVVQ, from the exons ATGGTGGGTCtatttggtctccttgagacaaaggtaaaGCCTTTGTCTCTAAATTCTGTTAGGAAAAGTGTGTGTGATGGGTGGTCTGTTTCCACTAATTCTTCTTATCACCCTGGAGGCAGAGTATGGGTACTTTGGAATCCCTCTCTTTTCTATGTGCATTTTGTTCATTATAGTGCCCAGTCTGTCCATATGCTGGTTACTGAAATTAGTTCCGAATTCCAGTTCTTTTGCACCATGGTTTATGCCTATAATGATACCACTGACAGAAAGAGTTTATGGCAAGACCTTTGTTCTTTTGCTGATTCAATTCATGATCCATGGATTCTTTGTGGTGACTTCAATTGTGTCCTCAAACCCTCTGAGAGACTTGGTGGGTCTTCATCTGATGAAGAGATGAAGGATTTTAATGATTGTTTAGATTATTGTCAGATGATGGATAGCCCAGCTGCTGGTTCTTATTATACATGGAACAACAAACAGGACCCTCAGACCAGAGTTTATTCCAGATTAGATAGAGTCCTTGTTAACAATCTCTGGACTCAGTATATGCCCAATGCTTATGCTCATTTTTACAATGAAGGTATCTTTGATCACACTCCTTGTATTATTCAAGAACCTGATACCTCTATGAAGGGGAAAAGGAGTTTTAAGTATTTCAACATATGGAGCCAAGTGCCTGAATTTAAGCCTTGCATTAGTCATCATTGGAACCAATCTTGGCAAGGGACTAAAAGTTTTAAGGTTGTTATGAAGTTGAAAAGCCTTAAGAGACCTCTGAAAGAGTTAAACAAAGACTTATTTGATGATATTGAGAATAGTGCAGTTCATGCCTGGAAGATTTTAGACAATATTCAAGATCAATTGAGGTATGCCCCTGGTGACTCTACTCTCTTATTTAAGGGAAAGGAAGCTGCTGGTGTTTACAGGGAGTTGCAGGCTGCCT GTCATGTTCATTCTGATGGATCTCAAATCCAAGCTGCTTTTTTGAAGTATTATGAAAAATTACTTGGGACTGCTGGACTTACCACACCTGTCTGTGTCTTTGTGGTTCAGCAAGGGCCTATTTGCAACTCTGAGCATCATTCGTACTCACCGGCCTATTTTGTCACTAAGAAGGAAATTAAGGCGGCTTTCTTTTCTATCCCCAACCATAAGGCCCCTGGCCCTGATGGTTTCTCAAGTGCCTTTTTTAAAGACTCTTGGTCTGTTGTTGGTGATGAGGTGTGTGATGCCATTTTGGATTTTTTTCAGTCTGGTAAGATGCTTCAACAGATCAATCATACTTTCATTACTTTGATTCCAAAAATTGAAAATCCTCAAAATGTCACTCAATTTCGTCCAATCTCCTGCTGTAACATCTTATATAAAGTTATTTCTAAAGTTTTGTGCACTAGGCTTTGCTCTGTCTTGCCTTCTATTATCAGTAAGAATCAAGGAGGGTTTGTTAAGGGGAGGAGTATTGCTGAAAATATCCTCATTTGCCAAGATCTTGTGAGGCTATATAATAGGAAGACTGTCTCTCCTAGGTGCTTGATGAAAATTGACCTAAAAAAAGCCTATGATTCTGTGCACTGGGATTTTGTGGAACAAATGCTTACTGCCTTAAACTTCCCTATCAAATTTATTCATCTGGTTATGCTTTGTGTTAGAACTGCTTCCTACTCTTTGGTGCTTAATGGTGAGAACTTTGGGTATTTTAAGGGGGCAAAGGGTTTGAGGCAAGGAGATCCTATTTCCCCCCTCCTTTTTACCATTACCATGGAATACCTAAGTAGGATTTTGACTCATGTTACTGCTACTATGCCTTTCAAATTTCACCCCTTGTGTAGTCAACTCAAGTTATCCCACctcatgtttgctgatgacctACTTCTTTTCTCTAAGGGGGATACTACTTCCATTATGATTCTTCTTAGAGCTTTTGCAACCTTCTCTGTAGCCACTGGTCTTCAGATGAACTCTCTGAAGTCTAACATCTATTTTAATGGGGTTGCTTCTAGGGTTAAATGTGATATATTGCAGATCTCTGGTTTCTCTAAAGGGGCCTTGCCATTTAAGTATTTGGGGGTGCCTATTTCTGCTGGTAGGCTCACTGTTAAGAACTGCACTTGTCTTATTGAGAAGATTACTGAACGTATACACGGTTATGCTGCCAAAAAATTATCCTATGCTGGTAGATTAACATTG GGAGTGTTAAGGAGAATTGATGCTCTTTGCAGAAATTATCTATGGGATGGCTCAACTGAGTATGTTAGGTCCCCTCTTGTTAGTTGGGAAAAGGTGTGTGTACCAAAGGAAGAAGGTGGACTTGGTATTAGGTATAGCATTGCCTGGAATCTTGCTTCAATTTGTAAACTCTCCTGGTGGATTTATTCTAGTCAGGATAGTTTGTGGGTACAGTGGGTACACCACATCTATATGAAAGATGTCCCCTGGTCTTTTTATCAACCTAAACCTGATGTTTCTTGGGCCTGGAAAACAATTTGTAAGGTCAAAGACAAATTCTcatttggtttttcctctcttgGACTGTGGTTGCCACGACCTTCTGGTTACTCAGTTAGCAGTGGATACCAGTGGATCAGACCTAAATACCCTGCTGTTACTTGGGATAAAATGGTATGGAATTCCTGGTGCATAGCAAAGCACTCCTTTATAACTTGGCTGCTTGCTCGTGAAGCTTTGCAGCTGAAAGATAAGCTTCTTCTCCTTGGAATTATCCCTGATGATAGATGTTTTTCCGTGGCATTGCATCGAAACCCATCAGCATCT ACTAAACCTTGGGCAAGAATTAAGAAAATGGTTACTCTTGTTTGGATTCAAGCCTTGTACTATTCTATTTGGCATCAGAGGAATAGGGCTAGACTTGAAGGGGTTGTTCAACGACCTGAAAATGTTGTTCAGTAG